The DNA window TCGTGATGAAGTGAGGGAAGATCATAGGCGGATAAGGCAGGCAGAGATTGTTTCAACAGCAGAGGAGGAGAACAGGAGGCAAGAACGATTGGATATGGAGGAGGATGATGAGGATGCGTTGGAGGAGAGGAGGAGGAGGATTAGGGAGAAGCTGTTGTTGAGGCAACAAGAGGAGGCAGCCCTTATGCCGGAGgaggaagaggaagaagtggaggaagaggaggaggaggagtcTGAATACGAGACGGATTCGGAAGAGGAGATGATGGGTATTGCTATGGTAAAGCCTGTCTTTGTCCCAAAATCTGAAAGGGATACGATTGTGGAGCGTGAGAGGCTCGAGGCTGAAGAACGGGCGCTAGAGGAAGCGGTGAAGAAGAGGATAGACGAGAGGAAAAGGGAAACAAAGGAGATTGTGATAGAGAAAATCAGGGAGGATCAGGAGATTCAGAGGAATATTGATTTAGAAGCCAATATTGCTGATGTGGATACTGATGATGATGTCAATGAGGCAGAAGAATATGAGGCTTGGAAAGCTAGAGAGATTGCGAGAATAAAGAGGGACAGGGACATTAGAGAGGCAATGTTGAAGGAGAAGGAGGAGATTGAAAAGGTGAGAAACATGACAGAGGAGGAGAGGAGAGAGTGGGAGAGAAAGAATCCAAAACCTTCTGCAGCGCCAAAACAAAAATGGAGGTTCATGCAGAAATACTACCACAAAGGTGCATTCTTCCAAGCAGACCCTGACGATACTGGTGGAACTAGTGGCGCCAGCGATATTTATTCCCGTGATTTCTCTGCTCCAACTGGAGAGGACAAGATGAACAAGACCATATTGCCTAAAGTCATGCAGGTTAAGCACTTTGGTCGCAGTGGAAGGACGAAATGGTCTCATCTTGTGAATGAGGACACTACTGATTGGAATAATCCGTAAGTACTTATTCTTGCACGAGCATGCCATTTGGTTTTGAATGTTCTCAAATTTTTTGTTTGATGATTGTGATATTTTAACAGCATTCAGGATTAGGCGATTAGCTTTCATGGGTTGTTGGAGTCACAATTGACTTCCTTACAATTCATGAAATATACTCTAGAACATACAGTTTTTATAATATCGTATTAACTATAATTGACATATCAAGTTGTTATAGACTAAAGTCTAAGATTCGGGCATTGCTAATGCAAACAAggcattaaaatttattttagtaCATATATGACTTGAAATAAGAATGTGACTTCATTAATTTGAGTGCCTGTTCGTACTCAACTGTCAAAGATTCAGTTCGATGTGGAGATGCATGGAAAACTTGTGTGATTCTTTGTTGACCATCGGACTCCTTTTTGGATTAGTTCTGTTAGTGACAAGAGGTCTTTTCAAATTGGGTACAAAACGAACTTGAGCTCTGCAAATCATAAATGTGTTTACAGAAGGCTCTGTCAGTGCTTTGGAAATCAAATGGCAGTTTATGTTCTCGATATCAAGGTTTGATTGTTGCGGATCTTTGCAACGTACTATAAGTCTTTCAAATCATGGAAAGTTGTTGAATCTGTGCCATTGCAAATAGAATTTGCCAACTAGTAAGAAACTTTGTTATTTTTGGAATTCATTGTGTGGGTTTGCTTGCTGAAAACTAGTCAGTAGTTCCGAAACAAGCAGTAAATATGAGCTGATGCTTTCTGAAAACTAGGTGGACCTACAATGACGCTCTTCGGACCAAGTATAATCAAAAAATGGCTGGAATGAACGCACCGATAGCAAAACCTAAAGGAAGCAAGAAACTGAAGGATTGGGAGACACGATGAGCTCTCCAAGTTTTGAGCATTTCCAGGGAAAGAAACCAGCGGTGTCTTTGATATTTAGACTCCTTTGCAAGTAACTTCATTTGATAAATCTTAGTTCATCAACAATTTGAATTATTTATACTTCGTCTGTGATGCTCTTGGAAAGAGTTGTGTGTTAGCTTATGAAATCATCATGAAAATTTGCTGCAGATCTCGCTATTTCCCCTTTGAGCCATTTAACATTATGTTACTATAATAATTCATAATGGATTTATGTTTTGATGAGTTCCCTAAGGCAGGTAGATCTAATGGCCACCATTGGCccgaatttttctttttcatgtGGGGTTAAGTACCAACTTCACGCGTTTGAGTCAATCATAACCATTGGATCGGGATGTGGTAGAATGAGGTTATTGTTTACTTTCTCAATCAACCTTCCGCGAGAATTAGGGGAAAAAGATGTATTAAAAAATGTTACAAAAGAGATTATAATCCATCTacatttaattaaatgttttagaaAAATCTATTCTCCTACATTTATAGTTTATCTATAATTATAATATCTTAATCTATAATTATAATATCTTAatctatatttttgaaattttaatttataattttaaattttaatctatattttttaaaggttttaatgaTAATCTCATCCTAAATAAAAATGTattctaaaataaatatttgtaaatgtttatttttaatataattttagatattttacactaatattatttaataccaaatatattttaatatgaaaTCTGTCAAAGGACGCTAGTgtcttttttaaaatttcaaagctACAATTATCCAATCAAAGTGAATtggtatttatatatttaaaagaaaCTAGGTATGGGTACCTCAATTCTTGAGGTTTCCTACACAGATTAATAGATTAATATATGAGtatttatattgtttttatagaataattaattatgtgtttaTATTTGTACAAGTTTTATTTAACAATGTAATTTTAAAAACTATATGTATTATGAGTACATGATCAATTTTTTACTTTCCGTTATAACAATATTCATACATTTAGAATTTCAAATCGggctaacaaaataaaaaaatttggaaaacAAGGAATTTAAACGAATCAAATATTGAATATGACATTTGCTCTTGCTTACCGATTAATTTGAATGCGTAAATTGTTGGACATAATCACTAAAACTTCTAAAAGAATAAAATCCAACACGGAAATAATAGAACTAATTAAACCAACCGaaattaaaatatatcaaaacaacTCTACTATCAAAATGCAGTTTGTCCAATCTAcatggttttaaaaaaaaaacacataaaTGAAACCAAACTGATCAATTTTTTTGAAACAAGTACATAATGTACCAGAAAGCAATCAAATTGATATCAAATAAACATAGATATCGTTTACTTAATTCACAAGGAATTCACAACTACTGCAAACCAAGGAATCATGTTTAGAAATCAAGAAAGAAACATTAAACCTTGGGACCTAAAGAAGCCTGAGTGAactaaacaaacatttaaacatAACAAAGTGATATAGTGATGCTGCTTATGAGTAGATGCGTACAAGTAGATATAAAATCTCGATAGGGGATAAAACAGTGGACTGAATgcaaatatttcatttaaataGTGGATTAAATAGCACCTCATTTTATGTACATcaataaaacttaaaaatactGACCAACCAAAAACGAAGCAATTCTAAGGAATAAGGACAACAAAAGGGAAACATGGCAAGATATCAGAAACCCAAAGCAAGGGCAAGGTATAAGCAAACAGAAGAATGTTAAAgcgagcaaaaaaaaaaaaaaaaaaaccgaggCAAAAACAATTTTCGTTAAATTGAGTAATGCATCAAGAAATTCAATTTTTTGTTTCAATGACTGACTGTTGATACAAAATGAGCTTGTATATGAGAACGAGTGCAAACGAAGGAAAAAAATAGATACTTCACTTCCTGGAAACTATCCATTAAACATCTAGTATAATTCGGTAAAGAGAGTATTTtcagaaaaatgagttttttcaAGATTTTATTCAACTGTGCCATCAACTTCACAAGGCCTTTTCCTATAAATAATGTCACTGCTAACAAAAAATTGTCAAAGAAAGAACACTGAAGATCACAAACGTTTTAGAAGAAGGAATAATGTGTGTGAGCTCCGCCACTGGGGAAACTTTCATTGtgattttcttgatttttttcatAGCCCCAGATCCAGTTacaaaacttaaataaatttgcCTTGATTGTTCTTCTCCTCAAATACAACTGTGGTGCCTCCCAATAACATCCTGTGAAAAAGTAGCTGCCATCACCACCAGCTTGAAATGAGACACTCTCATCAAGAAAAAGGTCTCTTGTGTATTTTGACCATAAGGTTCAATAATTCAGAAAGTATTAGTGATATTAATGTCTGAAAAAAGTGCCTAAAAAACAACACACCAGGTCACGATGTTCAAATATTCTTATTGGATCAACTTGTTTCATGAATCGCCCTTAAAAATAGAGATTAGAGATGTTACATAAAATATTTGAGACCACGTAAATATCTAGGCTTCACAATTCTTGGGAACTGTTGTTTTCACTACAATGATGAAGAAGAATCTATTCAGCTTTCTTGAAGAAAATTTAACGAAGCCATCAGTACCAAGGACTTGAAAACATGGACTCAGATGTCAAAATGTAAAGAGAAAACCAGAGAAGGATGTCAGAGTACTTGGACCATACTCGGTTATATTCATGGTGGACACTAAATTGGAAAATGGATTGCTACAGTCAAAGTCTGATATCCATTCTATGGGGAAAACGCTACCCGATCAGCTAAACACCAGAATATCAGTAGAAACTATATTTAAGTAATATTAAGTTCGTTTTACAATGTGAGAAATAATGGGTTCGACGGTTTTCCCTCATCAAGATTAATTCACTTCTTATAATAAGCTCATTCATTGAAATATACCTAAataccaccaccaccaccacagctgcaattttaaattttaatagcCAAATTTCAATAAGTATGAGGAGAAGCGCACAAGAATTCGTAAAGACCAGTTCACATATTAACTAACCACAATAACTAAAGAACAAAATAATCTTTAAGGTGAATAAGAACGGTCGGAcagaaaatatttgaaagaatttACATGAATATGAAGATTGAGGAAAAAAAATTCTGGCTAAGGAAGGAGGGAGGGATAGTGAATAAATGAAAGCAAATATGGGGCGGCGCTCGTTCTTGCTCACATTTCTTGATGCTAATAGAACCCCGGGTACCAAAAACGTCAAGAGTTGCTTTTTCATTTTTCCTGTGACCATATTTGGCGGATAACACACCAAGCAAACTTTTTTTGTTGGGATTTGGTCGGTGAAATGGTGGGAAGCCGAAAAGAAAGACTCCAAAACAAAAGAAGACAAGAGGAAAACGGAGAGGGAAGAAGGAGACGAACCCTCACTGTAAACTACAGTTCGGTGTTGTGGTGGAGAGAACAGCCCATCCCACGTGCTATTGTCCCTCGTATTGTTGCGTTACCAGGCCAGCGGattaaaatacaaatttaatGACACCTGGTATGGCATAAAGTTGTTTACTTAGATGTATTCTTCGATGAAGTAAGAAATCCATCAAAGCCTTTCAATGCATTCCCAAGAATGTTGGTTTATTGCAAATAGTTTGGTCTCTAGTTCGTATACCTAAGAGCAACACCCACAATACTTGGATTGAAAAACAATGAAATAAATGCtcccaaaaaaaaattgaaaacgaGTACATAAACAGAGAAACCCCATCTAAACCTTAAATTTCATCCCAAAAAAAACCAACACACCTAGAACAAATAAAATTTCGGTAATTAATTCAAATTATTTCCAGCATTAACGCACCCCACCAAATTCGATATAAATAAACTGGATGATACAATTTGAAACTAACCATTTACTACTAAAAAATCATTCCATTTTTTCATAAAGTAAACATCTCTAAATATTTGACAAACCCATAATTGATAAAACTGAATCAAGATTAGCTTTTTTTTAAAGCAAGAAGATAAGTACCATCTAGGAAGAAACTTACCCCGAACAGCGACAAAAGCCGAGCGGTGGAGAGAAGAAAGCCGAAACCCCGAGCAGAAGCAGAAGGAGAGCGCAGCAGCAGTGGAGTGGAAAAAGCGGAAACCCCAAGCAGAAGCAGGAGAAAAGCAAACCCGAGAAGCAAAGAACGGAGTAGACACACTTTGTTGCCGGCTCTTCTCTGTTGCGGTGGAGAGAACCAAGGCTTCAAAACAAAGGAAGTAGAGGAAAACGAAGAGGGAAGAAGGAAACAAATCGACACTGTAACCTGTAACCTGTAACCCACAGGTGTGTGTTGTGGTGAGAAGAGCCCATCCCACGTGCTGATGGCCCTTGTATGTGATGTGGTGGAGGAACATGCTCATGACACGTGTAATGGGAGCAACTGGGAACTTGCAACAAACTGGCCAAAAACACATTATTCTCTCTTTTAGATATGtagatatatataataatactaCTTTCCAGAAATCAAGATTATCGAGATTAATTTGTAAAGCACGACATTTGAAACGTGATGACACTTTCATGAAAAAAGCCCCCATATTCAATCTAAATTAGGGTtccctgtttttttttttggtgacaAGGATTAAATCAAATCCATGGTTTCCCCTCGAGACTCTCCAATGGAAGAAGGCAATCTTTCGTCCTCGTAAGTTGATCAATTTCCCTCTAAGAATCTAATCTAAATCCCCTCATTATTTTGTTCGAAATTGCGTTACTTTGCGTTGTTTAAGTTCAATTTCGGTTCAGTTTTAACATTATGTGATGACATTTTAAGATAATTTGCAGGCCGAAAAATATATACAAGGATCCAGATGATGGCCGGCAGCGGTTCTTGCTCGAGCTTGAATTCGTTCAATGTCTTGCTAATCCCACGTACATCCACTGTATGTGGCTTTTAGAGCTCCTTGTTCcgtttttcttttgaaagctGAAGAAAATGTTTTTTTACTTTGGAAACAGTTTAAACAGCCTATTTAGTGATGCTTTGTTTTAATCTATGTGACTATTTATCCAAGACCAAAATTGTTCTAATTTAGCTATACAAGACGATTTTGGCTATGAAGAATACTTGCTTTTATTGTTTTGATTTCATTGTTGACTTGTGATTTGTTGTTGGGAATCGATTAGGAAGGAAAAGGTGGAGGAAACTAGACCTGAGTATACCTCGACTTGAACTGTGAACTGAAACTAGCCTGTCTTTGAAAAATCGAAATGAAAATCATGAACTTGCGGTACAGTTCCTAGAAAGAGGAATCCACATTTGAAACCAAAACTGTGTTAACTGCAAAACCGATCTTGAATTCTTATGATCTCAGATATATATAGGAAATTTAACTTGTATAAAATGATTATTTGATTTGTATGATTTGAGTTCAAGCCTTGTATTTGtttcaaaaaatgaaaatagTTATAATATTTGTCCTATGATTATTGATTTGTATGATAAGTTCAAgccttgtttttgtttctttttgttTGTAGTCCTTGTTTATATTTCTTTTTGTTCAGACTAACTGATTCAAAATCAATTTA is part of the Primulina eburnea isolate SZY01 chromosome 1, ASM2296580v1, whole genome shotgun sequence genome and encodes:
- the LOC140825381 gene encoding uncharacterized protein, which produces MSVTAGVSDTVITIRDKLRGKIGQTKVKRYWPGKAPEWADDNDEEGDIRTGKAAALERAFPSHEGADIVRKDDPRLRRLAESRFDNRDEVREDHRRIRQAEIVSTAEEENRRQERLDMEEDDEDALEERRRRIREKLLLRQQEEAALMPEEEEEEVEEEEEEESEYETDSEEEMMGIAMVKPVFVPKSERDTIVERERLEAEERALEEAVKKRIDERKRETKEIVIEKIREDQEIQRNIDLEANIADVDTDDDVNEAEEYEAWKAREIARIKRDRDIREAMLKEKEEIEKVRNMTEEERREWERKNPKPSAAPKQKWRFMQKYYHKGAFFQADPDDTGGTSGASDIYSRDFSAPTGEDKMNKTILPKVMQVKHFGRSGRTKWSHLVNEDTTDWNNPWTYNDALRTKYNQKMAGMNAPIAKPKGSKKLKDWETR